The following are encoded together in the Thalassolituus oleivorans MIL-1 genome:
- a CDS encoding response regulator: MTYKVLVMGDANNDSLVGLLGKQYELEHVESVDDCIRQVAADDVKLVLLNIVDNLQPVWLNVCRQLKDTPSVADTPIVILARDSALDSKMAYYDAGCDDYVNSESMSELQARLMRVIFNKVANDQLKQQLQQANEMAFIAMSDTSDLGVNVQFLLDVNTCDNLDELGMRVFKSLQSYGINCSLQIRGRHTVKNMEANGMAKEMESVLLQECKDKGRYVDFGRRSIMNYGSVSLLVKNMPMNDDKKYGAIKDNVFSLLQGADARVKALDNLESLAMESLLVKRMAGQMRDLMKHVDSSYKGVMKDIADVVETMADGVESSIQFLGMDERQELALQKIMETGIVDTNRIFNQGMRMDEGLREFLEQVDNVFCSDSVDHAKLDRLLNAMPAIASVH; this comes from the coding sequence ATGACCTATAAGGTTTTGGTGATGGGAGATGCAAACAACGATTCGTTAGTTGGCTTGCTCGGAAAACAATACGAACTTGAGCATGTTGAATCTGTCGATGATTGCATTCGGCAAGTAGCGGCAGACGACGTCAAGTTGGTTTTGCTCAACATCGTCGATAACCTGCAGCCCGTCTGGCTTAATGTTTGTCGCCAGCTCAAAGATACCCCTTCTGTCGCTGATACCCCAATTGTGATACTCGCCCGTGATTCCGCACTTGATAGCAAAATGGCCTATTATGACGCCGGCTGTGATGATTATGTGAATTCGGAAAGTATGTCGGAGCTGCAGGCACGTTTGATGCGGGTAATCTTCAATAAAGTCGCAAACGATCAACTCAAACAGCAGTTACAACAAGCGAATGAAATGGCATTTATCGCCATGTCGGACACCTCCGATTTAGGCGTTAACGTTCAGTTTTTGCTTGATGTTAATACCTGCGACAATCTTGATGAACTTGGCATGCGCGTATTCAAGTCGCTGCAAAGCTACGGTATTAATTGCAGTTTGCAAATTCGTGGACGGCATACCGTAAAAAATATGGAAGCCAATGGCATGGCAAAAGAAATGGAATCCGTGCTGCTGCAAGAGTGCAAAGATAAAGGACGTTATGTAGATTTTGGACGTCGTTCAATTATGAATTATGGCAGCGTTTCTTTGTTGGTTAAGAATATGCCGATGAATGATGATAAAAAGTATGGAGCGATAAAAGATAATGTGTTTTCGCTACTTCAGGGCGCGGATGCACGAGTAAAAGCATTGGATAATCTAGAGTCGCTCGCTATGGAGAGCTTGCTGGTAAAACGTATGGCAGGACAGATGCGTGATTTGATGAAGCATGTTGATAGTTCATATAAAGGTGTGATGAAGGATATCGCTGATGTCGTCGAAACAATGGCTGATGGTGTTGAAAGTAGTATTCAGTTTCTAGGGATGGACGAGCGCCAAGAGTTAGCGTTACAAAAAATCATGGAAACCGGCATTGTTGATACCAATCGTATATTCAACCAAGGCATGCGAATGGACGAGGGGTTGCGTGAATTCTTGGAGCAAGTAGACAATGTTTTTTGTTCAGATTCGGTAGATCACGCTAAGCTTGATCGTTTACTAAATGCCATGCCTGCAATTGCCTCGGTGCACTAG
- the leuS gene encoding leucine--tRNA ligase: protein MQETYQPHTIEPAVQQQWEANQVFKAVVDTNKEKFYCLSMFPYPSGRLHMGHVRNYTIGDVVSRFQRMQGKNVMQPMGWDAFGLPAENAAIKHKVAPAKWTKENIAYMKGQLKSLGFGYDWDREIATCDPEYYRWEQWFFTTLIDKGLAYKKVSAVNWCPNDQTVLANEQVIDGCCWRCDSVVERKEIPQWFIRITAYAEELLNDLDQLEGWPDQVKAMQRNWIGKSRGVQMRFGLKDRSDELEIYTTRPDTLMGVSYLAVAAGHALAKEAAATNSELAAFLDECKKSGTAEADLATVEKKGMATGFTAIHPISGAEVPVWVANFVLMEYGTGAVMAVPAHDQRDWEFANKYDLAINQVIEGINGEEIDLAAAAFTEKGVLINSGEFDGLAFEQAFDAIAAKLVELGKGEVKTNYRLRDWGVSRQRYWGSPIPVIRNAAGDTMPAPASLQPVILPTDVVMDGINSPIKNNPEFENIELDGEPVFRETDTFDTFMESSWYYARYCSPRCDDAMLDPKEANYWLPVDQYIGGIEHAILHLLYARFFHKLLRDAGLVESDEPFKSLLCQGMVLAEAFYTTNDNGAKEWVNAADVTIERDEKGRLLTAHRTVDGVEVQYSGMIKMSKSKNNGVDPQEAIELYGADTVRLYTMFAAPPEQTLEWSDSGVQGSQKFLQRVWRLSYELLQQANAGTLENLSKDEQDVRRKVHETIQKVSDDIGRRYNFNTGIAAIMELMNALQKVDLSSNGGRGVVSEGLNAIIRMLSPMAPHITQALWVAFGNDGLVIDATWPVVDESALVRDSITLVVQVNGKLRAKLEAPVSAGKDELEALAMADEAVQKQLEGKTVRKVIVVPGKLVNIVVG, encoded by the coding sequence ATGCAAGAGACTTATCAGCCCCATACGATCGAACCTGCTGTACAACAACAGTGGGAAGCTAATCAGGTTTTTAAAGCCGTTGTCGATACCAACAAAGAGAAGTTTTATTGCCTCTCTATGTTCCCATATCCGAGTGGGCGCTTGCACATGGGTCATGTGCGTAACTACACCATTGGTGATGTGGTATCGCGCTTTCAGCGCATGCAAGGCAAAAATGTGATGCAGCCTATGGGCTGGGACGCTTTTGGTCTTCCAGCAGAAAACGCGGCGATCAAGCACAAAGTTGCTCCGGCTAAATGGACCAAAGAAAACATCGCCTATATGAAAGGCCAGTTAAAGTCGCTCGGCTTCGGCTATGACTGGGATCGTGAAATCGCTACCTGCGATCCAGAGTACTATCGTTGGGAACAGTGGTTTTTCACCACTCTGATCGACAAGGGCTTGGCTTACAAAAAAGTTTCAGCTGTAAACTGGTGTCCTAACGACCAAACCGTTTTAGCTAACGAACAGGTCATTGACGGCTGCTGCTGGCGCTGCGACTCCGTAGTGGAGCGCAAAGAAATCCCGCAGTGGTTTATTCGTATCACCGCCTACGCCGAAGAATTATTAAATGATCTTGATCAGCTTGAAGGCTGGCCTGATCAAGTAAAGGCCATGCAGCGCAACTGGATTGGCAAATCCCGCGGTGTACAAATGCGCTTCGGCTTAAAAGATCGATCTGACGAGTTAGAGATTTACACCACTCGCCCAGACACACTAATGGGTGTTAGCTACCTTGCAGTTGCTGCTGGCCATGCGCTAGCTAAAGAAGCCGCTGCAACTAATTCAGAGTTAGCTGCATTTTTAGATGAGTGTAAAAAATCCGGTACTGCCGAAGCCGATTTAGCCACGGTCGAAAAGAAAGGTATGGCCACTGGCTTTACCGCTATCCACCCGATTAGTGGTGCTGAAGTACCGGTGTGGGTCGCTAACTTCGTATTAATGGAATATGGCACAGGCGCAGTCATGGCCGTACCGGCGCACGACCAACGTGACTGGGAATTTGCCAATAAATACGACTTGGCCATAAACCAAGTGATTGAGGGTATCAATGGTGAAGAAATTGATCTTGCGGCCGCCGCTTTCACCGAAAAAGGTGTATTGATCAATTCTGGTGAATTTGATGGCTTAGCCTTCGAACAGGCGTTCGATGCTATTGCAGCAAAATTAGTCGAGCTAGGTAAAGGCGAAGTTAAAACTAACTATCGCCTGCGCGATTGGGGTGTTAGCCGTCAACGTTATTGGGGTAGCCCAATCCCTGTAATTCGCAATGCCGCAGGCGATACCATGCCAGCACCAGCATCATTGCAGCCGGTTATTCTGCCGACCGATGTGGTCATGGATGGCATCAACTCGCCGATTAAAAACAATCCAGAATTCGAAAATATTGAACTGGATGGCGAACCCGTATTCCGCGAGACCGATACCTTCGACACCTTTATGGAGTCATCTTGGTATTACGCGCGCTATTGCTCGCCACGTTGCGACGATGCCATGCTGGATCCCAAAGAAGCCAATTATTGGCTACCTGTCGATCAATACATCGGTGGTATCGAACATGCAATTTTGCACTTATTGTACGCCCGCTTCTTCCACAAGCTGCTGCGTGATGCAGGCTTAGTAGAAAGCGATGAGCCGTTTAAAAGCTTGCTATGCCAAGGCATGGTGTTAGCGGAAGCCTTTTACACCACCAATGACAATGGTGCTAAAGAATGGGTTAACGCGGCAGATGTGACCATCGAACGTGATGAAAAAGGGCGTTTATTAACGGCCCATCGCACTGTCGACGGCGTAGAAGTACAGTACTCTGGCATGATTAAGATGTCGAAGTCGAAAAACAACGGCGTCGATCCGCAAGAAGCGATTGAGCTTTATGGTGCCGACACTGTGCGCTTGTACACTATGTTTGCAGCGCCCCCAGAGCAAACGCTGGAGTGGTCAGATTCTGGCGTTCAAGGTTCGCAAAAATTTCTACAGCGAGTTTGGCGTTTAAGCTATGAACTGCTGCAGCAAGCCAATGCGGGGACTTTAGAAAATCTGAGCAAAGACGAACAAGATGTTCGCCGCAAAGTCCACGAAACCATCCAGAAGGTCAGCGATGATATTGGTCGCCGTTACAACTTCAACACCGGTATTGCCGCTATCATGGAATTGATGAACGCATTGCAAAAAGTCGATCTGTCATCAAATGGCGGGCGCGGTGTTGTCAGTGAAGGTCTGAATGCGATTATTCGCATGCTGTCGCCGATGGCTCCGCATATCACTCAAGCGCTGTGGGTTGCTTTTGGCAATGATGGATTAGTGATTGATGCTACTTGGCCGGTCGTTGATGAAAGCGCGTTAGTACGTGATTCAATCACCTTAGTCGTTCAGGTAAACGGTAAATTGCGAGCCAAACTGGAAGCGCCTGTAAGTGCTGGCAAGGATGAATTAGAAGCCTTGGCAATGGCAGACGAAGCCGTGCAAAAACAGCTTGAAGGCAAAACCGTACGTAAGGTTATCGTGGTGCCAGGTAAGTTGGTCAACATCGTTGTAGGTTAA
- a CDS encoding FMN-binding protein yields the protein MALLFTLLRNLRGLTTLSLILFCLLCSNLSRAQSVYYSIEGISAEVFNGMSSNAKTLWLQAEQKQEAQRVANIELRQARIKYWQAGDTCLWILSDIGKERPITFAVVTRAQKIERMEVMVFREARGDEIRLPAYTAQFVDQTLTDDGELSRHVDGISGATYSVRTMKRIARLALLLDRWIMPNNGSTVVGAE from the coding sequence ATGGCGTTGCTTTTTACATTATTACGCAACCTAAGGGGGTTAACGACATTGTCGTTGATCCTTTTTTGTTTGCTATGTTCGAACCTCAGTCGCGCTCAGAGTGTTTACTATAGTATTGAAGGCATTTCGGCCGAAGTTTTTAATGGAATGTCCTCTAATGCAAAAACATTGTGGCTGCAGGCTGAGCAAAAACAAGAAGCTCAGCGCGTAGCCAATATAGAATTGCGACAGGCACGGATTAAATATTGGCAGGCTGGCGATACCTGTTTGTGGATTTTAAGTGATATTGGCAAAGAACGACCCATTACTTTTGCTGTGGTAACTCGCGCCCAGAAAATTGAACGTATGGAAGTCATGGTATTCCGCGAAGCGCGGGGCGATGAAATTCGACTTCCTGCTTATACCGCTCAATTTGTTGATCAAACCCTCACGGACGACGGCGAGTTATCTCGTCACGTTGATGGTATTTCTGGCGCAACCTATTCAGTTAGAACAATGAAGCGTATTGCACGTTTGGCTTTGTTGTTGGATCGTTGGATCATGCCAAACAATGGCTCTACTGTTGTTGGAGCTGAGTAA
- a CDS encoding PepSY domain-containing protein: protein MKGRRLRFWLYRWHRRGGLAAAVIIILVTVSGIALNHTGDLELDSYYPQSSLLLWPYESAIEIRQGISTKDGWLHVFNQQVLLDAKVLGECSRLIGFASTDREMLLVCEEQWLLLNSDWTLLELIDPAFFQLEHIKSIGSGEQRFAVQVDSGHWYVLDLETYSALLLSKADFISVPYELTSLPLSVDSSRNKTISWQRLLLDMHSGRWLGKYGVWLVDLAAIILLFLALSGCWIWFSKARKS from the coding sequence ATGAAGGGGCGTCGTTTACGATTTTGGCTCTATCGTTGGCATCGCCGTGGCGGTTTAGCGGCGGCAGTGATCATAATTCTAGTCACTGTAAGCGGCATAGCGCTTAATCACACAGGTGACTTAGAACTAGATAGCTACTATCCACAAAGTTCGTTGCTGTTGTGGCCATATGAATCAGCCATTGAAATTCGTCAGGGTATTTCAACCAAAGATGGTTGGCTGCATGTTTTTAATCAGCAGGTTTTATTGGATGCGAAAGTACTAGGTGAATGTTCGCGGTTGATTGGTTTTGCCAGCACAGACCGTGAGATGCTTTTAGTCTGTGAAGAACAGTGGTTACTGTTGAACTCAGATTGGACTCTTTTAGAATTAATTGATCCAGCATTTTTTCAGTTAGAACATATTAAATCGATTGGCTCAGGCGAGCAGCGCTTTGCGGTTCAGGTCGACTCTGGCCATTGGTATGTGTTGGATCTTGAAACTTATTCGGCGTTGCTATTGTCTAAAGCAGACTTTATTTCAGTACCCTACGAGTTAACGTCGTTGCCTTTATCGGTGGATTCTAGCCGCAATAAAACCATCAGCTGGCAGCGATTGCTGCTCGATATGCACAGCGGACGTTGGTTGGGTAAGTATGGAGTTTGGTTAGTCGATCTTGCTGCAATCATCTTGTTATTTTTGGCATTGTCCGGCTGCTGGATCTGGTTTAGTAAAGCTCGAAAGTCGTGA
- a CDS encoding porin gives MDTRSLLLAATMILPAVAFADETAELKAEIAAMKAQLNSLADTLDQQASTSATSGVSIGGYGEMHLNLANGEDNEIDFHRFVLFFGKEFNERTRFFSEFELEHSIAGEGKNGGIELEQAFIEYDVADTTKVKGGLFLLPVGILNETHEPDTFYGVERNNVEKNIIPTTWGEGGVAVSGDIADGVSYDVAVHSGLSLVKLDDDGLVSGYQSSIRKSRKKVAEAPANKAAYTARIKYTAIPGLELAASMQYQDDILQGAGEREIGARLLETHAVYQTGGFALRALYAQWNLTTAINDITAGASKQKGFYIEPSYRINNVGVFYRNSAWDTTAGDSIDSEVKRHDIGANYWLAPTVVVKADYYREKQDDDLIGTGYNLGMGYSF, from the coding sequence ATGGATACCCGTTCACTTCTCTTAGCTGCCACTATGATTTTGCCCGCAGTCGCTTTTGCTGACGAAACAGCAGAACTTAAAGCTGAAATAGCTGCTATGAAAGCGCAGCTTAATAGTCTGGCTGATACGCTTGATCAGCAAGCTTCGACAAGCGCAACCAGCGGTGTATCGATTGGCGGTTATGGTGAAATGCATTTAAATCTTGCCAATGGTGAAGATAATGAAATCGATTTTCATCGTTTTGTGTTGTTTTTCGGCAAGGAATTCAACGAACGAACGCGTTTTTTCTCTGAGTTTGAGCTTGAACACAGCATCGCTGGTGAAGGAAAAAATGGCGGAATTGAGTTAGAACAAGCCTTTATTGAATACGACGTTGCAGATACAACCAAAGTGAAAGGCGGTTTGTTTTTGCTGCCAGTAGGTATTTTAAACGAGACGCATGAGCCAGATACCTTTTACGGTGTAGAGCGCAACAATGTTGAGAAAAACATTATTCCTACCACTTGGGGGGAAGGCGGTGTCGCGGTAAGTGGTGATATCGCGGATGGCGTTAGCTATGACGTAGCGGTTCATTCTGGTTTGAGTTTGGTGAAGCTTGATGATGACGGCCTTGTTTCTGGGTATCAAAGTAGCATCAGAAAAAGTAGAAAAAAAGTAGCTGAAGCTCCTGCAAATAAGGCAGCGTACACCGCACGTATTAAGTACACCGCGATTCCTGGTCTAGAACTGGCGGCTTCGATGCAGTATCAAGATGATATTCTTCAAGGCGCGGGCGAGCGAGAGATAGGAGCTCGTTTGCTAGAAACTCATGCGGTTTATCAAACCGGTGGATTTGCTCTACGTGCCTTGTATGCGCAGTGGAATCTAACGACTGCTATTAACGACATCACGGCTGGAGCATCCAAACAAAAGGGTTTTTATATCGAACCTTCCTATCGCATCAATAATGTCGGTGTTTTTTATCGTAATAGCGCTTGGGATACCACTGCCGGTGACAGCATTGATTCTGAAGTAAAGCGTCATGATATTGGTGCCAATTATTGGCTAGCACCAACGGTTGTTGTGAAGGCCGATTATTATCGTGAAAAGCAAGACGATGATTTGATTGGTACTGGTTACAATTTAGGCATGGGATACAGTTTTTAA
- a CDS encoding LuxR C-terminal-related transcriptional regulator produces MDFSAPANRAQDAWLTSLDHKALGAWIESKGERPVSASGAIDRSEILIAALTQAPVVWLTAPAGFGKTQIMSSVADKQSADRSIIWFTLDSLDAPMAVLLEHILEAAEQQLMGTATDALALLRQPDGAPHAEKILLLWLRDLAASGRNILIFMDDIHSLVDATSWQLLMALVRYLPDHVQLVLSGRYRPFAMGTAALQDSVFLSMSDLAFSASEQEQWLANQGLTTSLELRQHIEQRLLGWPVGLALWGSCFRMAGQPDSVNDQMAIAEMSDYLQGEVVCSLSPPLQSFLRQLSVLGHFNEALLRDVIGADYHPLLQQALAKELFIEPQIERQGWYRMHPVMAQCLASQLPLTERQDLHRLAYRWLSQRQDPVAALTHASQCGDNEEAARWVELEAESILANLNMNGLISWFSQLDEQILLASPRLMQIAAWTWLLAHQADRADQLIQRLTQEGSLADYEISALQGYLAVLLGQLNRADRLCRFALDNLPASRFSLRILMSSTLSHLSLSAKDPDGARVWNRLAQDLSRKFRAPTMEALAMFDHARIELNRGHISRSMSIVDQGLDLLGERPNEMDRLPRGRLLLYRGLLMWLSGKELDQLQAVIQQGIALSTQAHDVSVCYGYAVMAMQFTAQGRHTAALDALDEAERRMQNWQVEPGTYQWLHIVRANVWISQGKLKRAKDCIDPLLVGADSERIPRPELFPMLPGFTIATLSRLYLVAHQLEPCLEQTEHWLRNNADGLMTTFIRLIRAGALAMSQQQHESQRQFGVVRRTLEKEGVGLELHQWLPDLARLLQGPDPDKIAELSAQASLSDRELDVLRQMAMGFSNQEIADQLYISLHTVKTHARKINVKLGAKSRTQAIHRAKELMLL; encoded by the coding sequence ATGGACTTTTCTGCGCCCGCAAACCGAGCACAAGATGCATGGTTAACATCCCTTGATCATAAAGCACTAGGTGCTTGGATTGAGAGCAAAGGCGAGCGTCCAGTGTCGGCCTCCGGTGCTATTGATCGTAGCGAAATACTTATTGCTGCTTTAACGCAAGCGCCCGTTGTTTGGCTGACTGCGCCCGCAGGATTTGGTAAAACACAAATCATGTCGAGCGTGGCAGACAAGCAGAGCGCAGATCGAAGTATTATTTGGTTTACCTTAGATAGTCTTGATGCCCCCATGGCGGTGTTGCTTGAGCATATTTTGGAAGCCGCAGAGCAACAGCTAATGGGCACAGCGACCGATGCTTTGGCTTTGTTACGTCAGCCCGACGGTGCTCCGCACGCAGAAAAAATTCTTTTGCTTTGGTTGCGCGATTTGGCAGCGAGCGGGCGCAATATCCTTATCTTCATGGATGATATTCATTCACTAGTGGACGCTACCAGTTGGCAGTTGCTGATGGCGCTTGTGCGCTATCTCCCAGATCACGTGCAATTAGTGCTCAGTGGCCGTTATCGGCCTTTTGCTATGGGTACTGCCGCACTGCAAGACTCCGTTTTTTTAAGCATGTCTGACTTGGCCTTCAGTGCCAGTGAGCAAGAGCAGTGGTTGGCGAATCAGGGACTCACGACCTCACTGGAGCTTAGGCAACATATTGAGCAACGCTTATTGGGGTGGCCTGTTGGGTTAGCCTTGTGGGGAAGCTGTTTTCGTATGGCAGGGCAACCCGATAGTGTGAATGATCAGATGGCAATTGCCGAAATGAGTGATTATTTACAGGGGGAAGTCGTATGTTCTCTGTCGCCACCTTTGCAGAGTTTTTTGCGTCAATTGAGTGTTCTAGGACATTTTAATGAGGCGCTATTAAGAGATGTGATAGGGGCGGATTATCATCCGCTGCTGCAGCAGGCGCTTGCTAAAGAGCTATTCATTGAGCCGCAAATTGAGCGTCAAGGATGGTATCGAATGCATCCGGTCATGGCTCAGTGTTTGGCGTCACAACTTCCTCTTACCGAGCGACAGGATCTGCATCGCTTGGCGTATCGATGGCTAAGTCAGCGGCAAGATCCGGTGGCAGCATTAACTCATGCATCCCAATGTGGTGACAACGAAGAAGCGGCTCGGTGGGTAGAGTTAGAGGCTGAAAGCATCCTCGCAAATTTAAATATGAATGGCTTAATTAGCTGGTTTAGTCAGCTGGATGAGCAAATTTTGTTGGCCTCGCCGCGCTTGATGCAAATTGCGGCGTGGACATGGTTACTGGCTCATCAGGCGGATCGGGCAGATCAATTGATTCAGCGTTTAACCCAAGAAGGTAGCCTTGCTGACTATGAAATTTCCGCGTTGCAAGGCTATCTGGCCGTCTTATTAGGGCAGCTGAATCGTGCAGATCGTCTTTGCCGGTTTGCTCTCGACAATCTGCCTGCTAGTCGTTTTTCGTTGCGCATATTGATGAGCAGTACCTTGTCTCATCTATCGTTGTCGGCCAAAGATCCTGATGGTGCACGGGTATGGAACCGTCTCGCCCAAGACCTTTCGCGGAAATTTCGAGCACCAACAATGGAAGCTCTGGCTATGTTTGATCATGCGCGAATTGAATTAAATCGCGGCCACATTAGTCGCAGCATGAGTATTGTTGATCAAGGCCTCGATTTATTAGGAGAGCGGCCAAATGAAATGGACCGCTTACCGCGAGGACGTTTACTCTTATACCGCGGACTTCTGATGTGGTTATCAGGCAAAGAACTTGACCAGCTACAAGCTGTTATTCAGCAGGGTATTGCGCTGAGTACTCAAGCGCACGATGTCTCTGTGTGTTACGGCTACGCTGTGATGGCCATGCAATTTACCGCGCAAGGACGTCATACTGCGGCTTTAGATGCATTAGATGAAGCTGAGCGCCGTATGCAAAACTGGCAGGTGGAGCCAGGTACGTACCAATGGCTGCACATTGTTCGCGCTAACGTTTGGATATCTCAGGGCAAGTTGAAACGCGCTAAAGATTGTATTGATCCTCTTTTGGTCGGTGCTGACTCGGAGCGGATTCCGCGTCCCGAGCTGTTTCCTATGTTGCCGGGATTCACTATCGCGACGTTATCGCGCTTGTACTTGGTGGCGCACCAACTTGAACCCTGCCTAGAGCAAACTGAACATTGGCTTCGTAATAATGCCGATGGACTTATGACGACCTTTATTCGCTTAATTCGTGCAGGAGCGCTGGCTATGTCACAGCAACAGCACGAAAGTCAGCGTCAGTTTGGAGTCGTGCGTAGAACACTAGAAAAAGAAGGGGTAGGGCTTGAACTGCACCAGTGGCTGCCTGATCTAGCCAGACTACTGCAAGGCCCAGATCCGGATAAAATAGCCGAATTGAGCGCTCAGGCCAGTTTAAGTGATCGAGAGTTGGATGTGTTACGACAAATGGCGATGGGTTTTTCTAATCAAGAAATTGCCGATCAGCTCTATATCTCGCTACATACAGTAAAGACCCATGCTCGCAAAATTAATGTGAAGCTGGGAGCTAAAAGCCGGACTCAAGCGATACATCGTGCTAAAGAGTTGATGTTACTGTAA
- a CDS encoding prepilin peptidase, which translates to MFSNVFAELALLSTPWHIALVALLSLLVGSFLNVVILRLPIMMFRGWKQECQSLEDDLPDHPALKDLNKPFNLVKPDSHCPTCHAPVKAWQNIPVISYVLLRGRCGNCQTKISPRYPAVEIITAIMSAVLLVQFPWGWPLAAMLVFTWLLIAMSVIDIDHQILPDTLTLGLLWLGLLVNTQGLFTDLTSAVYGAAVGYGLLWSIFWIFKLLTGKDGMGFGDFKLLAALGAWLGLSAIPVIVLLSSIVGAVVGIAGIIILGRDRQLPIPFGPYLAMAGWIAALWGDQIVEWYLSTL; encoded by the coding sequence ATGTTTTCTAATGTATTTGCTGAACTCGCACTACTCAGCACACCTTGGCATATCGCCCTGGTGGCGCTGTTAAGCTTATTGGTCGGTAGTTTTTTAAACGTCGTTATCTTGCGTCTGCCGATTATGATGTTTCGTGGTTGGAAGCAAGAATGCCAATCATTAGAAGACGATTTACCCGATCATCCTGCATTGAAGGACTTAAATAAGCCCTTCAATTTGGTTAAACCTGATTCCCACTGCCCTACCTGCCATGCGCCGGTAAAAGCTTGGCAAAATATCCCCGTAATTAGCTATGTATTGCTGCGCGGTCGTTGCGGGAATTGTCAGACTAAAATCAGCCCAAGATATCCAGCTGTTGAAATAATCACCGCAATCATGAGTGCGGTGCTATTGGTGCAATTTCCTTGGGGTTGGCCCTTAGCGGCTATGTTAGTATTTACATGGCTACTCATCGCCATGTCGGTTATCGACATTGATCATCAAATATTGCCGGATACCTTAACATTAGGCCTGCTATGGCTGGGCCTTTTGGTTAACACCCAAGGTCTATTTACGGATTTAACCTCCGCGGTTTACGGTGCGGCTGTTGGATACGGTTTGCTGTGGAGTATATTTTGGATATTCAAACTGTTAACGGGTAAAGATGGCATGGGGTTTGGCGACTTCAAGCTACTAGCGGCATTGGGCGCTTGGCTTGGCTTGAGTGCTATACCTGTGATTGTTTTGTTATCAAGTATCGTTGGGGCAGTCGTCGGTATTGCCGGGATCATTATTCTCGGGCGTGATCGACAATTACCTATCCCATTTGGCCCATACTTAGCTATGGCGGGTTGGATTGCAGCGCTATGGGGTGACCAAATCGTAGAGTGGTACTTAAGTACGCTTTAA
- the coaE gene encoding dephospho-CoA kinase (Dephospho-CoA kinase (CoaE) performs the final step in coenzyme A biosynthesis.), which yields MLVVGLTGGIGSGKTAASDYFASLGITVVDADVVAREVVEPHQPAWQAILERYGAQAFLCDQSLDRAWLRAKVFADPNERIWLEQQTHPRIRERLIQQLQNSKSAYAILVSPLLFESGQSALVQRTLLVDVPTDIQVARASSRDGNDEEQIRRIIAAQMSREDRRAKATDIVDNSTNLGSLYQQLLPLHQYYLELANAS from the coding sequence ATGTTAGTAGTCGGTTTAACGGGTGGAATTGGCAGCGGCAAAACGGCTGCCAGTGATTACTTTGCTTCGTTGGGCATCACGGTTGTTGATGCCGACGTCGTCGCCCGTGAGGTCGTAGAGCCACATCAACCGGCTTGGCAAGCAATATTAGAACGGTACGGTGCTCAAGCCTTTCTCTGTGATCAATCACTTGATCGCGCATGGCTTAGAGCTAAGGTTTTTGCCGACCCGAATGAGCGCATATGGTTGGAACAACAAACCCATCCGCGTATTCGTGAACGTTTAATTCAGCAATTACAAAATTCTAAATCGGCCTACGCCATTTTGGTATCACCACTATTATTCGAAAGCGGTCAAAGCGCCTTAGTGCAACGCACTTTATTAGTGGATGTTCCTACCGACATTCAGGTTGCCCGTGCCAGTTCTCGTGATGGCAACGATGAGGAACAAATACGTCGTATAATTGCAGCTCAAATGAGTCGTGAAGATCGTCGTGCGAAAGCAACCGACATCGTTGATAATAGTACCAACTTAGGTAGCCTGTATCAGCAGCTGCTACCGCTACATCAATACTATTTAGAACTTGCCAACGCGAGTTAA
- the yacG gene encoding DNA gyrase inhibitor YacG translates to MKVDCPTCKTPVEWKPESKFRPFCCERCKLIDLGEWASEGHAIPGKPADEVLMSEDWDQLKTLN, encoded by the coding sequence ATGAAAGTAGATTGCCCAACCTGTAAAACGCCTGTGGAATGGAAACCTGAAAGCAAGTTTCGTCCATTCTGCTGTGAACGTTGTAAACTTATTGATCTTGGCGAATGGGCTAGCGAAGGTCACGCGATTCCAGGCAAGCCTGCCGATGAGGTTTTAATGTCTGAAGATTGGGATCAACTCAAGACTTTAAATTAA